In a single window of the Agromyces sp. H17E-10 genome:
- a CDS encoding gamma-glutamyltransferase family protein has product MSTRIGAVATSHHLATEAGAAMLRAGGNAIDAAIAAAAALCVVYPNNVALGGDLVALVRNPDGEIHFVNATGRAPAAQTLDVLRAHHGEALPNRGIDTVTVPGGVRGWEALAELGGRLGWGERLGAARRLAREGAPTATSVARAIRDERAALEADPGCRALFLPGGTPLDEGAPLVQPALADTFDRLAEHGPDEFYSGEVAARWIAGLEALGGRITAADAAGYRPVVEAPLRIEALGVEVVTSPPNTQGFSLLRTVRGIADRGLRDPLGDDAAELAELFHSANAVRAAWLCDPDVAPLDGAGLVTVDTPGRETDARPAHGDTVGLTAVSADGWAVSLVQSVYWTFGACVLEPSTGILFQNRGTSFSLDREHPAAFGPGLRPPHTLMPVLVLRDGELLQAQATMGGQAQPQIHAQLLLRSLGGASALEATSAPRWVVGVQDDGDTAATITVEADVPERAVRTLRAAGRFSVKQVRPRDEALGHSNLIRPTADGFDAASDPRSDGSAIVVDAEVEAGTGAVAR; this is encoded by the coding sequence ATGAGCACCCGCATCGGCGCCGTCGCCACCTCGCACCACCTCGCCACCGAGGCAGGCGCCGCCATGCTCCGCGCGGGCGGCAACGCGATCGATGCGGCGATCGCCGCGGCGGCCGCGCTCTGCGTGGTCTACCCGAACAACGTCGCGCTCGGCGGTGACCTCGTCGCTCTCGTGCGCAACCCCGATGGCGAGATCCACTTCGTCAACGCCACCGGTCGCGCTCCGGCAGCGCAGACCCTCGACGTCCTGCGGGCCCACCACGGTGAGGCGCTGCCGAACCGCGGCATCGACACCGTCACGGTGCCCGGCGGGGTCCGCGGCTGGGAGGCGCTCGCCGAGCTCGGCGGCCGGCTCGGCTGGGGCGAACGACTGGGCGCCGCCCGCCGGCTCGCGCGCGAAGGAGCCCCCACCGCGACGTCCGTGGCGCGCGCGATCCGCGACGAGCGGGCGGCCCTCGAGGCCGATCCGGGCTGCCGCGCCCTCTTCCTGCCGGGCGGCACACCCCTCGACGAAGGTGCCCCGCTCGTGCAACCGGCGCTCGCCGACACGTTCGACCGCCTCGCCGAGCACGGCCCCGACGAGTTCTACTCGGGCGAGGTCGCTGCACGCTGGATCGCCGGGCTCGAGGCGCTCGGCGGCCGCATCACCGCGGCGGACGCGGCCGGATACCGTCCCGTCGTCGAGGCACCCCTGCGCATCGAGGCGCTCGGGGTGGAGGTCGTCACGTCTCCGCCGAACACCCAGGGCTTCTCGCTGCTGCGCACCGTGCGGGGCATCGCCGATCGCGGCCTCCGCGACCCCCTCGGCGATGACGCCGCCGAACTCGCCGAGCTGTTCCACTCGGCCAACGCGGTGCGCGCGGCATGGCTGTGCGATCCCGATGTCGCCCCGCTCGACGGTGCCGGCCTCGTCACCGTCGACACCCCCGGCCGCGAGACCGACGCCCGGCCCGCCCACGGTGACACCGTCGGGCTCACGGCCGTCTCGGCCGACGGCTGGGCCGTCTCGCTCGTGCAGTCGGTCTACTGGACCTTCGGCGCATGCGTGCTCGAACCGTCGACCGGCATCCTGTTCCAGAACCGGGGCACCTCCTTCTCGCTCGATCGCGAGCACCCTGCGGCCTTCGGACCGGGCCTGCGGCCTCCGCACACCCTCATGCCCGTGCTCGTGCTCCGCGACGGCGAGTTGCTGCAGGCGCAGGCCACGATGGGCGGTCAGGCGCAGCCGCAGATCCACGCGCAGCTGCTGCTCCGGTCGCTCGGCGGGGCGTCGGCGCTCGAGGCCACGAGCGCACCGCGCTGGGTCGTCGGCGTGCAGGACGACGGCGACACCGCCGCGACGATCACCGTCGAGGCTGACGTCCCCGAACGAGCCGTCCGCACCCTTCGCGCCGCCGGTCGGTTCTCGGTGAAGCAGGTGCGGCCCCGCGACGAGGCGCTCGGGCACTCCAACCTCATCCGGCCGACGGCGGACGGCTTCGACGCCGCGAGCGACCCGCGGTCCGACGGCTCGGCGATCGTCGTCGACGCCGAGGTCGAGGCCGGCACCGGGGCGGTGGCACGATGA
- a CDS encoding FadR/GntR family transcriptional regulator: MDWSEIERERSLSVPDRLSITLERLILDGTLQPGEKLPPELELTERLGVSRVSLRQALHELERRGLIDRKPGRGTVVLSPSDARDASSAALGGVLRSSDPEISHILELRSIIEPPMAALASQHATERDLVQLEHLVAAMSAPESREHYAELDRAFHQAIAQYTHNPLLAMLNEQIANLIAPSRSTALQTQERRDTSTAAHRRILAAIAAGDAVAAEHEASAHIAAVHEQIVHAERAMQTGHLETGLD; encoded by the coding sequence ATGGATTGGTCGGAGATCGAACGGGAACGGTCGCTGTCGGTGCCCGACCGGCTCTCGATCACCCTCGAGCGGCTCATCCTCGATGGCACGCTGCAGCCCGGCGAGAAGCTGCCGCCCGAGCTCGAGCTGACCGAGCGCCTCGGCGTCTCCCGAGTCTCGCTGCGCCAGGCGCTGCACGAGCTCGAGCGCCGCGGCCTGATCGACCGGAAGCCCGGCAGGGGGACCGTCGTGCTCTCCCCCTCCGACGCCCGCGATGCGTCGAGCGCCGCGCTCGGCGGCGTGCTGCGCTCGAGCGACCCCGAGATCTCGCACATCCTCGAGCTGCGCTCGATCATCGAGCCACCCATGGCCGCACTCGCCTCGCAGCACGCGACCGAACGCGACCTCGTGCAGCTCGAGCACCTCGTCGCGGCGATGTCGGCGCCCGAGTCGCGCGAGCACTACGCCGAGCTCGACCGCGCGTTCCACCAGGCGATCGCCCAGTACACCCACAATCCGCTGCTCGCCATGCTCAACGAGCAGATCGCCAACCTCATCGCGCCAAGCCGCTCGACGGCACTGCAGACGCAGGAACGCCGCGACACCTCGACCGCCGCACACCGCCGCATCCTGGCCGCGATCGCCGCCGGCGATGCAGTCGCCGCCGAGCACGAGGCGTCGGCGCACATCGCTGCGGTCCACGAGCAGATCGTCCACGCCGAGCGGGCGATGCAGACGGGGCACCTCGAGACCGGCCTCGACTGA